In Alphaproteobacteria bacterium, a single genomic region encodes these proteins:
- a CDS encoding glycosyltransferase family 9 protein: MRSILIVRAGAVGDAVLTLPLLETFVGAEPARIGVLGAPSSWAFLAPGRIELLDIAGREWLGLFADGTSLAPNAQAAARGFDTAIVLLGKERARVERALRTLGIAALAAATPATKDEVASESAPVENLTEWHWPPGPAHAASRLLRSLRHLEGGDTQSAWPATQRTLEESPHLRIERAEVERVFHDLDLAPISPPGILAIHPGSGGAAKRWPAVRFVELALAAEKRCGVAPIFIAGAADAEVWRQVRTALPRGYRPRVLLDRPIREVLALLSLARAYVGNDSGITHLAARACPTLALFGPTDPAVWHPVGRRVATLRASRGRLENLPLETVLEGLSRLLD, from the coding sequence GTGCGAAGCATCCTGATCGTGCGGGCGGGTGCGGTGGGCGACGCTGTGCTCACGCTGCCGCTTCTGGAGACCTTCGTCGGGGCCGAACCCGCACGCATCGGCGTGCTTGGCGCACCGTCGTCCTGGGCCTTCCTCGCGCCGGGCCGCATCGAACTCCTGGACATCGCCGGCCGCGAATGGCTTGGCCTTTTCGCCGACGGCACATCCCTCGCTCCCAATGCGCAAGCGGCGGCGCGCGGGTTCGACACAGCAATCGTGCTCCTCGGCAAAGAGCGCGCGCGTGTCGAGAGAGCCTTGCGCACCCTCGGTATCGCGGCGCTCGCGGCAGCCACGCCGGCGACCAAAGACGAGGTTGCGAGCGAATCGGCGCCGGTAGAAAATCTCACTGAGTGGCACTGGCCACCGGGACCTGCGCATGCGGCGAGTCGGCTCCTTCGTTCGCTCCGTCATCTCGAGGGTGGCGATACGCAATCCGCATGGCCGGCCACCCAAAGGACCCTCGAAGAAAGCCCGCACTTGCGCATCGAACGGGCCGAGGTGGAGCGCGTCTTCCACGATCTCGATTTGGCGCCAATTTCGCCGCCGGGCATCCTGGCGATTCATCCCGGGAGTGGCGGTGCGGCAAAGCGATGGCCGGCGGTACGATTCGTCGAACTCGCCCTCGCGGCCGAGAAACGGTGCGGCGTGGCGCCCATATTCATCGCCGGCGCTGCCGATGCGGAAGTTTGGCGTCAAGTGCGCACTGCACTGCCGCGAGGATATCGCCCACGTGTGTTGCTCGATCGCCCGATTCGCGAGGTGCTCGCGCTTCTTTCCCTCGCGCGCGCCTACGTCGGCAATGATTCCGGCATTACCCATCTCGCGGCGCGAGCGTGCCCGACGTTAGCCCTCTTCGGTCCAACCGATCCGGCGGTCTGGCACCCGGTCGGACGGCGTGTCGCCACTCTCCGCGCGTCGCGTGGCCGCCTCGAAAATCTCCCTCTCGAGACGGTACTCGAAGGACTTTCCCGACTCCTCGATTAA
- a CDS encoding amino acid ABC transporter ATP-binding protein — MTPQQGPPIVSIRDVHKSFGNFEVLKGVSMDVSKGEVVCIIGPSGSGKSTLLRCINALVAVDKGTIRVADYEVHNLKKDKELLALRREVSMVFQQYNLFPHKTALQNVMMAPIHVLRENKTEVETRARALLKKVRLENKADSYPGELSGGQQQRVAIARALAMRPEIMLFDEVTAALDPETVKEVLVTIRELAEDGMTCILVTHEMGFAREVGDHMYFTDHGVIVEHAPPDEFFANPREARTREFLSQIL, encoded by the coding sequence ATGACGCCACAGCAGGGCCCGCCGATCGTCAGCATCCGAGACGTCCACAAATCGTTCGGTAACTTCGAGGTCCTCAAAGGCGTATCGATGGACGTGAGCAAGGGGGAGGTCGTGTGCATCATCGGCCCATCGGGATCGGGTAAATCGACGTTGCTGCGCTGCATCAACGCCCTGGTCGCCGTCGATAAGGGCACCATCCGCGTTGCCGACTATGAAGTGCACAATCTCAAAAAAGACAAGGAGCTTCTCGCCTTGCGGCGCGAGGTGTCGATGGTGTTTCAGCAATACAATCTCTTCCCTCACAAGACGGCACTCCAAAACGTAATGATGGCGCCGATCCACGTCCTCAGGGAAAACAAAACGGAAGTCGAAACGCGTGCACGCGCGCTTCTCAAGAAAGTCCGACTCGAGAACAAGGCGGATTCCTATCCGGGCGAACTTTCCGGCGGGCAACAGCAGCGCGTTGCGATCGCGCGCGCGCTCGCAATGCGCCCGGAGATCATGCTGTTCGACGAGGTAACGGCAGCCCTCGACCCAGAAACCGTCAAGGAGGTGCTTGTCACCATACGGGAGCTGGCCGAGGACGGCATGACATGTATTCTCGTCACTCACGAGATGGGTTTTGCGCGTGAGGTCGGCGACCACATGTACTTCACGGACCACGGGGTGATCGTCGAGCATGCGCCGCCCGATGAGTTCTTCGCCAATCCGCGCGAGGCGCGCACGCGCGAGTTCCTTTCACAAATACTCTAA
- a CDS encoding amino acid ABC transporter permease — protein MSRALKGSGRHLPFTAAIPQGTDLPVLLPAAARAAGRAAAERGFGFILPQLKLQHGIFLVVVFILAAGVAEAQNAATHPSIVATLLKWTPVLFGGFLFNLLISVLAMAFGTAAGVFLGLAQISLLASVRGTARFITHFFRNAPWLVLLFFCMLLLPFQVRILGVTIPLPDWIKATFGLALPVMANVSEIVRGAIQSIPTGQWESAGSLAFTRRQTIWMIILPQCVKRMLPPWMNLYAILAMDTVLASIVGVSEVMTLTGDILAAENNRPELILPFYSYILIWFFLYCYPIARWTVRLERKFAVNM, from the coding sequence ATGAGCCGGGCGCTGAAGGGGTCCGGGCGGCACTTGCCGTTCACGGCGGCCATTCCACAAGGGACCGATTTGCCCGTGCTGCTGCCCGCCGCGGCGCGCGCCGCGGGCCGGGCCGCGGCGGAGCGGGGCTTCGGCTTCATCCTCCCACAGCTCAAGCTCCAGCATGGCATCTTCCTGGTCGTCGTCTTTATACTCGCAGCCGGTGTGGCTGAAGCGCAAAACGCGGCGACGCATCCCTCGATCGTGGCCACGCTATTGAAGTGGACACCGGTCCTCTTCGGCGGCTTTTTATTCAATCTTTTGATCAGCGTCCTTGCCATGGCGTTCGGCACAGCGGCTGGCGTTTTCCTGGGCCTTGCGCAAATCTCGCTCCTCGCATCCGTTAGAGGGACCGCTAGGTTCATCACGCATTTCTTCCGAAATGCGCCATGGCTCGTCCTTCTTTTCTTTTGCATGCTCTTGCTGCCGTTCCAGGTGCGGATTTTGGGCGTCACGATTCCGCTGCCCGATTGGATCAAGGCGACGTTCGGCCTGGCACTGCCCGTCATGGCGAACGTCTCGGAGATCGTGCGCGGCGCCATCCAATCGATCCCGACTGGACAATGGGAGAGCGCTGGCTCGCTCGCGTTCACGCGGCGGCAAACGATCTGGATGATCATCCTGCCCCAGTGCGTGAAGCGTATGCTGCCGCCTTGGATGAATCTTTACGCGATCCTTGCCATGGATACGGTGCTCGCCTCGATCGTCGGCGTGAGCGAAGTGATGACGCTCACCGGAGACATCCTTGCCGCCGAGAACAATCGGCCCGAGCTGATCCTGCCGTTCTATAGCTATATCCTGATTTGGTTCTTTCTCTATTGCTACCCGATCGCGCGCTGGACGGTGCGTCTTGAGCGAAAGTTCGCGGTCAACATGTGA
- a CDS encoding amino acid ABC transporter permease, which translates to MQAFWKWFAWLHDRTGINLTIFYDPFDRHRFAEGFLTTVELAATCIVFSLLIGVIGAWLQGSKLKVPRLIVYWYIQFFRNTPPLVQLYFFYFGVGALIKGSAVGGVAAPLVSNFAWAVLSLSFYAGAFNVEIFRSGIEAVPRATIEAASALGYTRIRAYIHVVLPLAFRICLPGLNNNLVNLVKATSLAYAISVPEMLWVSSQIWSDEVNVPEMMITLLICYVALVGVLVFVMHRWEKAMRVPGFGAAAGLRS; encoded by the coding sequence TTGCAGGCATTTTGGAAATGGTTTGCCTGGCTGCACGACCGCACGGGCATCAACCTTACGATCTTCTACGATCCGTTCGATCGGCATCGCTTCGCCGAAGGGTTTTTGACCACGGTCGAGTTGGCCGCGACGTGCATCGTCTTCAGCTTGCTCATCGGCGTGATCGGCGCCTGGTTGCAAGGCTCGAAGCTCAAGGTGCCGCGCCTCATCGTCTACTGGTACATACAATTCTTCCGTAATACCCCGCCGCTTGTGCAGCTCTATTTCTTCTATTTCGGCGTCGGCGCGCTGATAAAGGGTTCGGCCGTGGGCGGGGTTGCAGCACCGCTCGTGAGCAACTTCGCCTGGGCGGTCCTATCGCTCTCATTTTATGCGGGTGCATTCAACGTCGAGATTTTCCGTTCCGGAATCGAGGCAGTACCCCGGGCGACCATCGAGGCCGCGTCCGCACTCGGCTACACGCGGATTCGCGCCTACATTCACGTGGTCCTGCCGCTCGCGTTCAGGATCTGCCTGCCCGGCCTCAACAACAACCTCGTGAACCTGGTCAAGGCGACCTCGCTTGCGTATGCGATTTCGGTGCCGGAGATGCTTTGGGTCTCGAGCCAAATCTGGTCCGACGAAGTGAACGTGCCGGAGATGATGATCACGCTTCTTATCTGCTATGTCGCCTTGGTCGGCGTCCTGGTGTTCGTCATGCACCGCTGGGAGAAAGCGATGCGCGTACCCGGATTCGGTGCGGCCGCGGGGCTAAGATCATGA
- a CDS encoding transporter substrate-binding domain-containing protein, with the protein MKKTVRTTILLALAATLGLGAAAAKADALDDIKQRGTLTVGVKADYRPYGYRDPSGAIVGLEPDLAADIAKRLGVKLELVPVVASNRMQFLEQGKIDVMIATMTDTPERRKVVLIVDPDYYASGTNLLAPKSAHLTDWSQLKGKSVCLIQGSFYNKELQETYGIEPVAFKGTAEAYAALKAGNCVGVAYDDTALYGQVLDPDWKDYEVPLKSILAQPWGLAVKLGETKFADFMSATIKDWHKSGLILELEKKWGVPNSAFAVEMHDKFK; encoded by the coding sequence GCCCTTGACGACATCAAGCAGAGAGGAACGCTCACGGTCGGCGTCAAGGCCGACTATCGCCCATACGGCTACCGCGATCCCTCAGGCGCAATCGTAGGTCTCGAGCCCGATCTCGCGGCGGACATCGCCAAACGTCTCGGCGTCAAGCTCGAGCTGGTGCCGGTGGTTGCATCGAACCGAATGCAGTTCCTGGAGCAAGGCAAGATCGACGTCATGATCGCCACGATGACCGATACGCCGGAGCGGCGAAAGGTCGTCCTGATCGTCGATCCCGACTACTACGCTTCGGGCACCAACCTGCTCGCGCCGAAGTCGGCGCACTTGACCGATTGGAGCCAGCTCAAGGGCAAGTCCGTCTGTCTCATTCAGGGATCGTTCTACAACAAAGAGCTTCAGGAGACTTACGGGATCGAACCCGTCGCCTTCAAAGGTACCGCCGAAGCCTATGCCGCACTCAAGGCCGGGAACTGCGTCGGTGTGGCCTACGACGACACCGCCCTTTATGGCCAAGTCCTCGACCCCGATTGGAAGGACTACGAAGTACCGCTCAAGTCGATCCTTGCGCAGCCATGGGGCCTTGCCGTCAAGCTCGGCGAGACGAAGTTCGCCGACTTCATGTCGGCCACCATCAAGGATTGGCACAAGAGCGGGCTGATCCTCGAGCTCGAGAAGAAATGGGGCGTGCCCAATTCGGCCTTTGCCGTGGAAATGCACGACAAGTTCAAATGA